The Pseudomonadota bacterium genome contains the following window.
TCAGGCGGGCCGGTGCGGGTCGTGCTGTTACTACCCGACGACGAGATACTGAGCCTGAAGGGACGCGTGGTGCGCCGCCCTCGTGCCGAGCGAAGGGGCAGCTCCTCGGTGGCGGTCCGTTTTGAGCACGACTCACCAGCCAGCGAGGACAAGCTGCAGGAGATCGTGCTGCAGGCGCTCAGCCGCGGGGATCGCGTCATCGATCTCTCGGGGCCTTTGGGGCAAATCGCGGGTTAGCCTGCATCGGTCACCCACTTCGTAGAGATCCGCGCAGACGCCCGCGGCTTGACGCGGCACGCCGCGCTCCGAGAGGCGATACTCGAATGGCTGAGCAAGGAGGCGTGAAACGCCATCAATGGCCGATTTTTTGAAGGTAGGTATGGTCCTCCCCTGGTACCGTAGACTCGGCACGAGCTCCGGGCTTGGGCTCGGGCCAGCTCGGGCCCGAATCCGGACCTGGCTGTGACCGCTACTCGCGCTCGAGGAAGCGCATGTCAACGGGGCGCATGACGCCGTCGACGACCACCACGGCGTACTCCGGCTCGGTGCCAGGCGGCAGGTTGAATGCCACCTGGGAGCTATAGCCGTCGGAGTCCACGTCC
Protein-coding sequences here:
- a CDS encoding PilZ domain-containing protein, which produces MKGHPGADRRSHERAKLTASALLFRDEVLLGRYVAVNLSAAGALLRGDLRPSGGPVRVVLLLPDDEILSLKGRVVRRPRAERRGSSSVAVRFEHDSPASEDKLQEIVLQALSRGDRVIDLSGPLGQIAG